The Exiguobacterium acetylicum genome includes a window with the following:
- a CDS encoding LCP family protein: protein MRSRMAKKKPRLVWRVLSALLLGVVLIASTSAGLAFLKVKQTADAFLTPLEGKQPKPLESMQPVNVLLLGVDERKNDKGRADAIMLLSFNPKTKQATSLSIPRDMQVTVPSGEKTKINHTYAYGGVKETVETVEQTFEIDVPYYAKINMDGLIELVDAVGGVTVDNPSAFSWNDRRLQKEYTKGEIHLNGLEASGYARMRKQDPLGDMGRQIRQRQVLEAVGTKLAGPQLLTQLEKITDVMKNNFTTNIGLDVAAQLAQENQQGFEQLKPLKIDGEGYIASDGVWYFFASDESMEQTKQKIAKLLAQS from the coding sequence ATGAGATCCCGAATGGCGAAAAAAAAACCGCGTCTTGTTTGGCGCGTATTGAGTGCGCTCCTGCTTGGGGTCGTTTTGATCGCTAGTACATCGGCCGGTTTAGCTTTTTTAAAAGTGAAGCAAACGGCAGACGCGTTCTTGACACCGTTAGAGGGAAAGCAGCCAAAGCCACTCGAATCGATGCAACCGGTCAACGTTTTGTTACTTGGTGTAGATGAGCGAAAAAATGATAAGGGGCGTGCCGATGCCATCATGCTTCTGTCATTCAATCCGAAAACAAAACAAGCGACGTCGCTGTCCATTCCACGAGACATGCAGGTAACTGTGCCGTCCGGTGAAAAGACAAAAATCAATCATACGTATGCGTATGGTGGTGTGAAAGAGACAGTCGAAACGGTCGAGCAGACGTTTGAGATTGACGTCCCTTACTATGCGAAGATCAATATGGATGGCTTGATTGAGTTGGTCGATGCTGTTGGAGGTGTTACGGTCGACAATCCATCTGCCTTTAGTTGGAACGACCGACGCCTTCAAAAGGAATACACTAAAGGAGAAATCCATCTAAATGGTCTTGAAGCGAGCGGGTATGCACGGATGCGAAAGCAAGATCCGCTCGGTGATATGGGACGACAAATTCGTCAGCGTCAAGTATTAGAAGCCGTCGGAACGAAGCTTGCCGGACCACAGTTGTTGACGCAACTCGAAAAAATTACGGATGTCATGAAAAACAATTTTACGACGAATATCGGACTTGATGTCGCAGCGCAGCTAGCGCAGGAAAATCAACAAGGGTTCGAGCAGTTGAAACCACTAAAAATTGACGGGGAAGGATATATCGCAAGTGATGGTGTCTGGTATTTCTTTGCGTCGGATGAGTCGATGGAACAGACGAAGCAGAAGATCGCCAAACTTCTCGCACAATCGTAA
- the pulA gene encoding type I pullulanase gives MKRMRSVCIVALTFALIFSGLSLSGQALEKGKSTLVIIHYKEDPNATKDWNLWLWANGPDYFPNKAHAFNGEDAYGKVAAYEFPVDQPEKIGFIVRDDNWNKDGGSENDRFITKDMIKNGVAEIWIESGSKDISTVNPSNGADVEKIDTNIHYYRYDNDYEKYGVWSWPEEQDGKRFEFDQQDDFGAIAQVTLDNLTKARLAGVIPHLEGWSEKDGADRFFYAGAKDIWLIEGDQTVYYSKPEIDRTPKITSFLADDFRTMTLKTNAPLTEEDLKTFTFEGVTNPVVSAIDAKTVKVEVTSDIDLAKVVRVSHPVFGEAVLEAGKVLRSKAFDQKYAYDGKLGVNYQKSKTTFKVWAPTAQAVELELYRLPKQKAATTEDITREIKMARTDRGVYQVTVKGDLDGVGYTYEVKHAKESTRAVDPYATAVAVNGDQGVVVDLRETDPKRWTNGKMPLRHATDAIIYESHVRDLSMFDVTNSGYDSGIKQKGKYLGVIEPGTRLTKDGKKTKTKTGLDHLKELGITHVQFIPVYDFNTASVDETNPLKSYNWGYDPKNYNAPEGSYATNPYDPKVRITEMKQMIQGLHDNGLRAVMDVVYNHMFDAKASNLDKIVPGYYYRYTEGGDLANGTGVGNDTASERQMMHKLIVDSVSYWAKEYHWDGFRFDLMGIHDVKTMNAVKQATKRIDPSILVFGEGWSLGTPLPDSEKANQTNTKQMPGIGHFNDNLRDALKGSVFIDSDAGFINGTTGLETRIKRGIVGEIAYDKDIQGFTQEPDQAITYVEAHDNHTLWDKLNLTNPQDNDATKTKMHRLASSILLTSQGTTFIHAGQDFMRTKGGDHNSYKSPDSVNQLDWKRKMDRQQDVDYMTGLIALRKKNPVLHLATAKDIRRYVTFEAAPAQVIAYRLDDAAPQQKDDLYIIHNANRTTVDMKLPKGKWKLLVDGKQAGTKAIRTVSGTVRVEGLSSFVLAK, from the coding sequence ATGAAACGCATGAGATCCGTTTGTATCGTTGCGCTAACGTTTGCACTAATATTTAGTGGATTGTCATTGTCCGGTCAAGCACTGGAAAAAGGGAAGTCTACATTGGTCATCATTCATTACAAGGAAGACCCGAATGCCACAAAGGATTGGAACCTGTGGTTATGGGCAAATGGTCCGGATTATTTTCCGAATAAAGCCCACGCTTTTAACGGTGAGGATGCTTACGGTAAAGTGGCAGCCTACGAATTTCCAGTTGATCAGCCAGAAAAAATCGGCTTCATCGTTCGAGATGATAACTGGAACAAAGATGGAGGATCTGAAAACGATCGTTTCATCACAAAAGACATGATTAAAAATGGTGTTGCTGAAATTTGGATTGAGTCGGGCAGTAAGGATATTTCAACTGTCAATCCAAGTAACGGAGCAGATGTCGAAAAAATCGACACGAACATCCACTATTACCGGTATGACAATGATTATGAGAAATATGGTGTTTGGTCTTGGCCGGAAGAGCAAGATGGCAAGCGTTTCGAGTTCGACCAGCAAGATGATTTTGGTGCCATCGCCCAAGTGACACTCGATAATCTAACGAAAGCACGTCTCGCAGGCGTTATTCCTCATCTTGAGGGATGGTCTGAAAAAGACGGAGCCGATCGTTTCTTCTATGCAGGAGCGAAGGATATCTGGTTGATCGAAGGGGATCAAACGGTTTACTACAGCAAACCGGAAATTGATCGGACACCGAAAATCACGAGCTTTTTAGCTGATGACTTCCGGACGATGACGTTAAAAACGAATGCACCGTTGACGGAAGAAGACTTAAAGACATTTACGTTTGAAGGCGTGACGAATCCGGTCGTGTCAGCAATCGATGCAAAAACAGTGAAAGTCGAAGTCACTTCTGATATTGATTTAGCAAAAGTCGTCCGAGTGTCCCATCCTGTTTTTGGAGAAGCAGTCCTTGAAGCAGGTAAGGTACTCCGTTCGAAAGCATTCGATCAAAAGTATGCCTACGATGGTAAACTTGGCGTCAATTATCAGAAATCGAAGACGACGTTCAAGGTCTGGGCACCGACAGCGCAAGCCGTCGAGCTCGAGTTATATCGTTTACCGAAACAAAAAGCTGCTACGACAGAGGATATCACGCGTGAAATCAAGATGGCACGAACGGATCGCGGTGTGTATCAAGTGACGGTCAAGGGGGATCTTGATGGTGTCGGTTACACATACGAAGTCAAGCACGCAAAAGAATCGACGCGTGCTGTTGATCCGTATGCGACAGCAGTCGCTGTTAACGGAGACCAAGGTGTCGTCGTCGACTTACGCGAGACGGATCCAAAACGCTGGACGAATGGAAAAATGCCACTTCGCCATGCGACAGACGCAATCATCTATGAATCACACGTCCGTGATTTATCAATGTTTGATGTGACGAACTCGGGTTACGATTCAGGCATCAAACAAAAAGGAAAATATCTTGGTGTTATCGAACCTGGTACACGTTTGACGAAGGATGGTAAGAAAACGAAGACGAAGACGGGTCTTGATCATCTGAAGGAACTTGGCATCACGCACGTTCAGTTCATTCCTGTCTATGATTTCAATACAGCGTCCGTCGATGAGACGAATCCGCTTAAAAGCTATAACTGGGGTTACGATCCAAAGAACTATAACGCTCCAGAAGGATCGTATGCGACAAATCCATATGATCCAAAAGTCCGAATCACAGAAATGAAGCAGATGATTCAAGGACTACATGACAATGGACTGCGTGCTGTCATGGACGTCGTTTACAACCATATGTTTGATGCAAAGGCATCAAATCTTGATAAAATCGTCCCTGGTTATTACTACCGTTATACAGAAGGCGGCGATTTAGCGAACGGAACTGGTGTCGGAAACGATACGGCTTCTGAGCGTCAAATGATGCATAAATTAATCGTAGACTCTGTCTCATACTGGGCAAAAGAATACCACTGGGACGGATTCCGATTTGACTTAATGGGGATTCACGACGTCAAAACGATGAACGCCGTCAAACAGGCGACAAAACGTATTGATCCGTCGATTCTCGTATTCGGAGAAGGGTGGAGCCTTGGAACACCGCTTCCGGATTCAGAGAAAGCAAACCAAACGAATACGAAACAAATGCCAGGAATCGGTCATTTCAACGACAACCTGCGCGATGCGCTCAAAGGGAGTGTCTTCATCGATTCAGATGCTGGTTTCATTAACGGAACGACTGGTCTTGAAACACGCATCAAACGCGGTATCGTCGGTGAGATTGCATACGATAAAGACATCCAAGGATTTACGCAAGAACCAGATCAAGCCATCACTTACGTTGAAGCACACGATAACCATACGTTGTGGGATAAGTTGAACCTAACGAATCCGCAAGATAATGACGCAACGAAGACGAAGATGCATCGTCTAGCTTCAAGCATCTTGCTAACGTCTCAAGGAACGACGTTCATCCATGCAGGACAGGATTTCATGCGGACAAAAGGTGGCGATCATAACTCGTACAAATCACCGGATTCCGTCAACCAACTCGATTGGAAACGGAAGATGGATCGTCAACAAGACGTCGATTATATGACAGGATTGATTGCTTTACGTAAGAAGAATCCAGTGCTTCATTTAGCAACAGCAAAAGACATTCGTCGTTACGTGACGTTTGAAGCAGCACCAGCACAAGTCATCGCGTATCGACTAGATGACGCTGCGCCACAGCAGAAGGACGATCTCTATATCATTCACAATGCGAATCGAACAACAGTCGACATGAAGCTACCGAAAGGAAAGTGGAAGCTGCTCGTAGACGGTAAACAAGCAGGAACAAAAGCAATCCGCACCGTTTCAGGTACGGTTCGTGTTGAGGGACTCAGCTCGTTTGTCTTAGCAAAATAA
- a CDS encoding dicarboxylate/amino acid:cation symporter produces the protein MKEAKRIIWGLILGVILGIILATLPDKSIYEGLNKYALQPIGTIFLNLIKMLVVPIVFFSITLGVMGLGNPKELGRVGGKAIGYFMTTTAVAIVIALGLSLLIKPGTLGSFSTNNLEYDSGSLPDTSLINTIVGMFPTNPITSMAEGNMLQIIVFSVFIGFGITFLGKKVSTLRTFVEQGNELMTYLITLVMKMAPLGAFALIASAVGSQGWESLKAMFFYMLVVVLALVVHSLLTYGSTVSLLGKMNPFFFFKKFAPVMLFAFSTSSSNATLPVAMQTAQKELKVPRSVSSFVQPLGATINMDGTAIMQGVATVFIAQVYAVDLTPGQLATVVLTAVLASVGTAGVPGVGLVMLTMVLQSVNLPVEGIALIIGVDRLLDMMRTAVNITGDAACAVIVSKSEESNLKEEDSEETDERYA, from the coding sequence ATGAAAGAAGCAAAGCGCATCATCTGGGGATTGATTCTCGGGGTGATCCTCGGAATCATTCTTGCAACCTTACCGGATAAGTCGATTTATGAGGGATTGAATAAATATGCTTTACAACCTATCGGGACAATTTTCCTGAACTTGATTAAGATGCTCGTCGTACCGATCGTCTTCTTCTCGATCACTCTCGGCGTCATGGGTCTTGGGAATCCAAAAGAGCTCGGTCGTGTCGGCGGAAAGGCAATCGGCTACTTCATGACGACGACGGCTGTTGCGATTGTCATTGCTCTCGGTTTGTCATTACTGATCAAACCGGGTACTCTCGGGAGCTTCTCTACAAATAATCTTGAATATGATAGTGGAAGTCTTCCCGATACAAGCTTGATTAATACAATCGTCGGTATGTTCCCGACGAACCCGATCACCTCGATGGCGGAAGGTAATATGTTGCAAATCATCGTCTTCAGTGTCTTTATCGGTTTCGGAATTACGTTCCTCGGTAAAAAGGTCTCGACGTTACGGACATTCGTCGAACAAGGAAACGAATTGATGACGTATCTGATCACGCTCGTCATGAAGATGGCACCACTTGGAGCATTTGCTTTGATTGCTTCAGCCGTCGGTTCACAAGGTTGGGAATCGTTAAAAGCGATGTTCTTCTATATGCTTGTCGTTGTTCTAGCGTTAGTCGTCCATTCTTTATTGACATACGGTTCGACTGTTTCGTTACTCGGAAAAATGAATCCGTTCTTCTTCTTTAAGAAGTTTGCACCTGTCATGCTGTTTGCTTTCTCGACATCTTCGTCGAACGCAACACTTCCTGTTGCGATGCAAACGGCTCAAAAAGAGTTGAAGGTTCCACGCTCCGTCTCAAGTTTCGTCCAGCCACTCGGTGCGACGATCAACATGGATGGAACAGCGATCATGCAGGGTGTTGCGACTGTCTTCATCGCACAAGTCTATGCTGTTGATTTAACACCTGGCCAACTCGCGACAGTCGTCTTGACAGCCGTTCTTGCATCAGTTGGAACAGCCGGTGTACCGGGTGTCGGTCTCGTCATGCTGACGATGGTTCTTCAATCGGTTAATCTTCCGGTCGAAGGGATTGCGTTGATCATCGGTGTCGATCGTCTTCTTGATATGATGCGGACAGCAGTCAACATCACAGGTGACGCAGCATGTGCCGTCATCGTCTCGAAATCGGAAGAAAGTAACCTGAAAGAAGAAGATAGTGAAGAAACGGACGAGCGTTACGCTTGA
- the rpsU gene encoding 30S ribosomal protein S21: METRVRKNESLEDALRRFKRGVSKDGTLAEVRKRKHYEKPSVKRKLKSEAARKRKKF; the protein is encoded by the coding sequence GTGGAAACTCGTGTACGTAAAAATGAATCACTTGAAGACGCACTTCGTCGCTTCAAACGTGGTGTTTCAAAAGATGGTACGCTTGCTGAAGTTCGTAAACGTAAACACTACGAAAAGCCAAGTGTAAAACGTAAGCTTAAATCGGAGGCTGCGCGTAAGCGTAAGAAGTTCTAA
- a CDS encoding GatB/YqeY domain-containing protein, with protein MSLQERLTADMKDAMRLREKDRLTTIRMVKSSLQNETIKLGKQELTDEEELTILSREMKQRNDSLREFESAGRHDLVEKIQAEIVVLEAYMPKQLSEEEVQEIVDAAIAQTGASAPSDMGKVMGIVMPQLKGKADGALINRLVKQRLA; from the coding sequence ATGAGTCTTCAGGAGCGTTTGACAGCGGATATGAAAGATGCCATGCGTCTTCGCGAAAAAGATCGTCTTACGACGATTCGCATGGTGAAATCATCGCTGCAAAATGAAACGATCAAACTCGGTAAGCAAGAATTGACGGACGAGGAAGAATTAACGATTCTTTCACGTGAAATGAAGCAGCGCAACGACTCCCTCCGAGAATTCGAAAGCGCTGGTCGTCACGATCTCGTCGAGAAAATTCAAGCAGAGATTGTCGTGCTCGAAGCTTATATGCCAAAACAGCTTTCCGAGGAAGAAGTACAGGAAATCGTCGACGCAGCTATTGCGCAGACGGGTGCCTCTGCTCCTTCGGATATGGGGAAAGTAATGGGTATCGTCATGCCGCAGCTTAAAGGCAAGGCAGACGGTGCTTTAATTAATCGACTCGTCAAACAACGTCTCGCTTAA
- a CDS encoding NfeD family protein, whose amino-acid sequence MTFSLGMILAVFMIGVLMLLVEIFVTGFGIFGVLGIGAVLASLIMAGATVGQVGIAIGLAVFLSLAAGYWAYRRIKSNQSLLWRGLILTDSTSSEKGYLSHQEKVQLLGQEGVSLTPLRPSGTIEIDGNRIDAVTEGTFIQAGETIVVKEVTHGRVIVRVQHTKEESHT is encoded by the coding sequence ATGACGTTTAGCTTAGGAATGATTTTGGCGGTCTTCATGATTGGGGTCCTCATGTTACTGGTCGAAATATTCGTCACGGGGTTCGGTATCTTTGGAGTCCTCGGAATCGGTGCTGTCCTTGCTAGTCTGATCATGGCAGGCGCTACAGTTGGTCAAGTAGGTATCGCGATTGGACTTGCTGTGTTTCTCTCACTTGCGGCCGGCTATTGGGCATATCGCAGAATTAAATCAAATCAGTCACTACTGTGGAGAGGTTTGATTTTGACGGATTCGACATCGTCTGAGAAAGGGTATCTCTCTCATCAAGAAAAAGTACAACTGTTAGGACAAGAAGGAGTCAGTTTGACGCCTCTCCGTCCATCAGGAACGATTGAAATCGATGGAAATCGAATCGATGCTGTAACGGAAGGGACCTTCATTCAAGCGGGGGAAACAATCGTCGTAAAAGAAGTGACGCATGGACGCGTTATTGTTAGAGTCCAACATACGAAGGAGGAGTCCCACACATGA
- the floA gene encoding flotillin-like protein FloA (flotillin-like protein involved in membrane lipid rafts), whose protein sequence is MTPELLTVLLISGGILIFLAIFFTLVPIPLWISSLAAGVRVSIFTLVGMRLRRVTPSKIVNPLIKAVKAGLNLNTNQLESHFLAGGNVDRVVNALIAAHRANIELSFERAAAIDLAGRNVLEAVQMSVNPKVIETPFIAGVAMNGIEVKAKARITVRANIDRLVGGAGEETVIARVGEGVISTIGSCNDQKEVLENPEMISRTVLAKGLDSGTAFEILSIDIADIDIGKNIGAVLQTDQAEADKNIAQAKAEERRAMAIASEQEMKSRVEEMRAKVVAAEAEVPLAIAEAMRDGNFGVMDYANYLNVTADTKMRQAIGGQSSSNDSQ, encoded by the coding sequence ATGACACCTGAACTATTGACCGTATTACTCATATCTGGAGGAATTTTGATTTTCCTCGCCATCTTCTTCACACTCGTTCCGATTCCATTGTGGATCAGTTCGCTTGCGGCAGGCGTACGTGTATCGATTTTTACATTAGTCGGGATGCGACTACGTCGAGTTACACCATCTAAAATCGTCAATCCATTGATTAAGGCAGTTAAAGCGGGATTGAACTTGAATACGAACCAACTAGAAAGTCACTTCCTCGCCGGTGGTAACGTTGACCGCGTCGTCAATGCTTTGATTGCAGCACATCGTGCGAATATCGAACTGAGTTTTGAACGCGCAGCAGCAATCGATCTTGCGGGTCGTAACGTACTTGAAGCTGTCCAGATGTCAGTTAACCCGAAAGTCATCGAAACACCATTCATTGCCGGTGTTGCAATGAACGGGATTGAAGTGAAAGCGAAGGCTCGGATCACAGTACGTGCGAACATTGATCGTCTCGTCGGTGGTGCTGGCGAAGAAACCGTCATTGCACGTGTTGGTGAAGGTGTCATCTCAACGATTGGTTCGTGTAATGACCAAAAAGAAGTGCTTGAAAACCCAGAGATGATCTCGCGGACGGTTCTTGCAAAAGGACTCGATTCAGGTACAGCGTTTGAGATTCTCTCGATCGATATTGCAGACATCGATATCGGTAAAAACATCGGTGCGGTTCTGCAAACGGACCAAGCAGAAGCAGATAAGAACATTGCGCAAGCGAAAGCGGAAGAGCGTCGTGCGATGGCGATTGCGAGCGAACAAGAGATGAAATCACGTGTTGAAGAGATGCGTGCGAAAGTCGTCGCTGCTGAAGCTGAAGTACCACTTGCGATCGCTGAAGCGATGCGTGACGGTAACTTTGGTGTCATGGATTATGCGAACTACTTGAACGTGACGGCAGATACAAAAATGCGCCAAGCAATCGGTGGACAATCATCATCAAATGACTCGCAGTAA
- a CDS encoding PhoH family protein — translation MIFNERIPFAFSNSEQIQAFVGPNDAVLRTMEAELEVQLTHRGDELLAQSEQEQSVILAGQVVGVLKQLVNRGAVLTERDATSAIQLARQDRVDELLELYDTVIHTNHKGKPLRAKTLGQARYVRGIDRCDLTFGIGPAGTGKTYLAVVMAAKALKEGHVKRLVLTRPAVEAGENLGFLPGDLKEKVDPYLRPLYDALHDVLGVEHTARLLERGVIEIAPLAYMRGRTLEHAFVILDEAQNTTREQMKMFLTRLGFHSKMIVTGDLTQVDLPRGKTSGLQEALHLLGNVKGIHFEHFGSADVVRHPLVRKIVDAYSQDLT, via the coding sequence GTGATATTCAATGAAAGAATCCCATTTGCATTTTCGAATTCAGAACAGATTCAAGCATTTGTCGGTCCGAATGACGCAGTCTTACGTACGATGGAAGCAGAACTTGAAGTTCAGCTTACGCATCGTGGAGATGAGCTGTTGGCACAATCCGAACAGGAACAGTCTGTAATCTTAGCTGGACAAGTCGTTGGTGTCTTGAAACAACTTGTTAATCGTGGAGCTGTTTTAACGGAGCGTGACGCGACGAGTGCCATTCAACTCGCGCGTCAAGATCGGGTAGATGAACTTCTAGAACTTTACGACACGGTCATTCATACGAATCATAAAGGAAAACCACTTCGTGCGAAGACGCTTGGTCAAGCGCGCTACGTTCGAGGAATTGATCGCTGTGATTTAACATTCGGTATCGGACCAGCAGGAACCGGTAAAACGTACCTCGCAGTCGTGATGGCGGCAAAAGCACTGAAGGAAGGGCACGTTAAACGACTCGTCCTGACCCGTCCGGCCGTAGAAGCAGGAGAAAACCTTGGATTTCTTCCAGGGGATCTAAAAGAAAAAGTCGATCCATACCTACGTCCCCTGTATGATGCATTGCATGACGTACTTGGTGTCGAACATACGGCACGCTTGCTCGAACGTGGTGTCATTGAAATTGCACCGCTTGCTTATATGCGAGGACGGACGCTTGAACACGCTTTTGTCATTCTCGACGAAGCACAAAACACGACACGTGAACAAATGAAGATGTTTTTGACGCGTCTCGGATTCCATTCGAAGATGATTGTTACGGGCGATTTAACACAAGTCGATCTCCCGCGTGGAAAAACATCTGGTCTGCAAGAAGCTTTGCATCTGCTTGGAAATGTCAAAGGTATCCATTTTGAACATTTTGGTTCAGCTGATGTCGTGCGTCACCCACTTGTCCGAAAAATCGTTGATGCTTACAGTCAAGATTTGACCTAA
- a CDS encoding HD family phosphohydrolase: MRKVGVWVGLLTVVFYLVVSTMMYVSVRPEALSAEPFSIAEEDIRSPLTIEDRTATNQIKENSIAAIESQYTIKQEYAAQQIDKVEQLFASLSGIKKADEISKIKQRLRGTEAATLLKDDELRLLATSTTSSRDTTRDVVITAIEEAMRQRISSDGGEVAEARENARTDIERSPLSFSLKAVAKALTDQLIVTNYVYDPEKTEQLRKQTSDKVEPVIISEGEVIVKRGEVISQDAYRQLQLVGLISDRQSLKPLLGAMLVSALMTAFLFGFIYRSKLRYAQMGRIRLFGLVYLVVSLQLLVMYGMAFLADDINPALYLLTPTAFAALVLRNLLNERIALSSTLFTALAGTFFYSTNQNFSFNVAIYLLVGGLVATFFLRSSLSRRRIFMSSISIAGANIAIFLAFVLLRSGTFEPRETLILIGFAIASGILSAVLAIGLLPFLEMTFGILAPTRLLELLNPTHPLLKKLLVEAPGTYHHSMMVANLAETACEAIGADGLLARVGAYYHDLGKTRRPLYFIENQHGRNPHDRLQPEESARVILAHTEDGVELLEDAKLPAAIIDICRQHHGTSLLRYFYVKAAEQGEVDEETFRYTGPKPQTREAAVIMIVDSIEAAVRSMKAPSEEGIRDLVAKIIREKMMDDQFAECDITTREIYRVGESACHTLSGLFHERIEYPELKKEATT, translated from the coding sequence ATGCGCAAGGTTGGGGTCTGGGTCGGTCTTTTGACAGTAGTATTCTATCTCGTCGTATCAACGATGATGTATGTCAGTGTTCGACCAGAAGCCTTGTCCGCAGAACCATTCTCAATTGCAGAAGAAGATATCCGGTCACCTTTAACGATTGAAGACCGGACAGCGACGAATCAAATTAAGGAAAATTCGATTGCTGCAATCGAGAGTCAATATACGATCAAGCAAGAGTATGCAGCACAGCAAATTGATAAAGTCGAACAACTTTTTGCTAGTTTATCCGGTATAAAAAAAGCGGATGAAATTAGCAAAATCAAACAGCGACTCCGCGGAACGGAGGCAGCAACTCTTTTAAAGGATGATGAGTTACGCTTGCTCGCGACATCTACCACATCATCCCGAGATACGACGCGAGATGTCGTCATCACAGCGATTGAAGAAGCGATGCGTCAACGCATCTCGTCCGACGGTGGTGAAGTAGCTGAGGCACGTGAGAATGCTCGAACTGATATCGAACGTTCGCCGTTGTCTTTTTCTTTAAAAGCGGTTGCTAAAGCGCTGACCGATCAACTGATCGTAACGAACTATGTTTATGACCCGGAAAAGACGGAGCAGCTCCGAAAACAGACGAGTGATAAAGTCGAACCGGTTATTATTTCTGAGGGAGAAGTGATCGTCAAGCGGGGAGAGGTCATTTCACAAGACGCCTATCGCCAGCTCCAACTCGTCGGTCTGATTTCCGACCGTCAGTCGTTGAAACCGTTACTCGGTGCGATGCTTGTCAGTGCGCTGATGACTGCCTTTTTGTTTGGTTTCATCTATCGTTCGAAATTACGCTACGCTCAGATGGGGCGGATCCGCTTGTTCGGACTCGTCTATCTCGTCGTCAGTCTCCAATTACTCGTCATGTATGGTATGGCATTTTTGGCAGACGATATCAATCCGGCTCTTTACTTACTAACGCCGACAGCGTTTGCTGCGCTCGTTCTACGAAATTTGTTGAATGAACGGATTGCGTTATCGAGTACGCTCTTTACGGCACTCGCCGGAACATTTTTCTATAGTACGAATCAAAACTTCAGCTTTAATGTTGCAATCTATTTATTAGTTGGTGGTTTAGTCGCGACGTTTTTCCTGCGCTCTAGTTTGTCACGGCGTCGTATTTTCATGAGCAGTATTTCGATTGCTGGAGCAAATATCGCGATTTTCTTAGCGTTCGTTTTGTTACGAAGTGGTACGTTTGAACCGCGAGAAACCCTGATTTTAATCGGCTTTGCGATTGCTAGTGGTATCTTGAGTGCCGTTCTTGCGATTGGGTTGTTACCGTTTCTTGAGATGACATTCGGCATCTTAGCGCCGACGCGATTACTTGAACTACTCAATCCAACGCATCCACTGCTGAAAAAGCTTTTGGTCGAAGCGCCTGGAACGTACCATCACAGCATGATGGTCGCAAATTTAGCGGAAACCGCTTGCGAAGCAATCGGGGCAGATGGCTTACTTGCACGAGTCGGAGCTTATTATCATGACTTAGGGAAAACGCGACGACCGCTCTACTTCATTGAAAATCAGCATGGACGTAATCCGCATGATCGACTTCAGCCCGAAGAGTCAGCACGTGTCATCTTGGCACATACGGAGGACGGTGTTGAACTGCTCGAAGACGCAAAACTTCCTGCAGCAATCATCGATATTTGTCGTCAGCATCATGGCACCTCTCTGCTTCGGTACTTTTATGTCAAGGCAGCAGAACAGGGTGAGGTCGATGAAGAGACATTCCGTTATACGGGACCAAAACCACAAACGCGTGAAGCAGCGGTCATCATGATCGTCGACTCAATTGAGGCGGCTGTTCGTTCGATGAAAGCTCCTTCGGAAGAAGGAATTCGGGACTTGGTCGCGAAAATCATTCGTGAAAAGATGATGGATGATCAGTTTGCGGAATGTGACATTACGACGCGTGAGATTTACCGTGTCGGTGAGAGTGCGTGCCATACCTTATCCGGTTTGTTCCATGAACGAATCGAGTATCCAGAATTAAAGAAAGAGGCAACGACATGA
- the ybeY gene encoding rRNA maturation RNase YbeY yields MNIYMTDENNRLTEKQQQLVESILIYTAQQEEVDPNSELSVTFVSNDEIQEINREWRGKDQATDVISFAMEELGEDEIDFGLLEDEPIVLGDLIISVERCREQAAEYGNHFERELGFLAVHGFLHLLGYDHIEKADEEVMTKRQEEILHHFELFRGTL; encoded by the coding sequence ATGAATATTTATATGACAGATGAAAACAATCGTCTAACGGAAAAGCAGCAACAACTTGTCGAATCGATTTTAATCTATACAGCGCAACAAGAAGAAGTCGATCCAAATAGTGAGTTGTCCGTAACCTTCGTCTCAAACGATGAGATTCAAGAAATCAACCGTGAATGGCGTGGGAAAGATCAGGCGACAGATGTCATCTCCTTCGCAATGGAAGAACTCGGAGAAGATGAGATTGACTTTGGATTACTTGAAGATGAACCAATCGTCCTTGGAGACTTGATCATCTCGGTTGAACGGTGTCGCGAACAAGCAGCTGAATACGGGAATCATTTCGAGCGAGAACTCGGTTTCCTTGCCGTTCATGGGTTCCTCCATTTACTCGGTTATGATCACATTGAAAAAGCAGACGAGGAAGTCATGACGAAGCGACAGGAGGAGATCCTGCACCACTTCGAGTTATTCCGAGGCACATTGTGA